A single Alosa sapidissima isolate fAloSap1 chromosome 17, fAloSap1.pri, whole genome shotgun sequence DNA region contains:
- the si:dkey-31c13.1 gene encoding uncharacterized protein si:dkey-31c13.1 — MAAFFSSYRSFEKYLRDYEEETITKFTVLTKDRSFGQDDPKAGLKKIMWELKYVPFDGTPFEVVGRKIYSCHQGIDKHKKEKQARQQKLLDDQADHNYRETRCLVQDTKKLDCPAKVNVFHIIRFLDYKVFTEVLDKNKVLCVCALQTDLSAVHFEEQYVACFPNVEEHENHPVVGQVSCNK; from the exons ATGGCAGCTTTCTTCTCGTCGTATCGGAGTTTTGAGAAGTACCTCAGGGATTACGAGGAAGAAACCATAACTAAGTTTACAGTCTTAACTAAAGACCGCAGTTTTGGTCAGGACG ATCCAAAAGCAGGTCTGAAAAAGATAATGTGGGAGTTAAAATATGTGCCATTTGATGGGACACCCTTTGAGGTAGTTGGGAGGAAGATCTATTCCTGCCATCAAGGAATAGATAAACATAAAAAAGAGAAGCAGGCCAGACAACAAAAACTG CTTGATGACCAAGCAGACCACAATTACAGAGAGACGCGGTGTCTTGTGCAAGACACCAAAAAACTTGACTGTCCAGCAAAGGTCAATGTTTTCCACATTATCAGGTTCCTTGACTACAAGGTATTTACCGAGGTATTAGACAAGA ATAAAGTGCTGTGTGTTTGCGCTTTACAGACAGACCTGTCAGCAGTACATTTTGAGGAGCAATATGTGGCTTGCTTCCCAAATGTTGAGGAGCATGAGAACCATCCTGTGGTAGGACAGGTCAGTTGCAATAAGTAG